Sequence from the Kineosporia succinea genome:
CCGAACGTTATTCGGATCCGGGGTCTCACAACAGGGCTTATGCCGCTTACCTGTGCAAGCCTGGTGGGCGTCAGCCCAATGGTGAGCACGAGGTAGCCAGCATGTCTTCAGTCCTTGACCGCGAACGCACCGTGGCCCCGCCCGGGTACAACCGGTGGCTCGTCCCGCCGGCCGCCCTCGCGGTACACCTCTCGATCGGCGAGGTCTACGCCTTCAGCGTCTTCAAAGGCCCACTCGTCACGCACTTCGACTCCAGCCTGACCGCGATCGGCGTCGTCTTCTCGATCGCGATCGTCATGCTCGGCCTGTCCGCCGCGTTCGGCGGCACCTGGGTCGAGCGCAACGGCCCGCGCAAGGCCATGGTCGTCTCGATGGCCTGCTGGGTCACGGGCTTCCTGGTCAGCTCGCTCGGCGTGGCCACGAACCAGCTGTGGCTGGTGTACCTCGGCTACGGCGTGATCGGCGGCATCGGCCTGGGCATCGGCTACATCTCGCCGGTCTCCACGCTGATCAAGTGGTTCCCCGACCGCCCGGGCCTGGCCACCGGCCTGGCCATCATGGGCTTCGGCGGTGGCGCGCTGGTCGCGTCCCCGCTCACGAGCCGTCTGCTCGCCGCCTACGCGGACAAGCCGGAAGACGCGATCGCCCCGACCATGCTGACGCTGGCGGCGATCTACGTCGTGCTCATGTCGCTCGGTGCCTGGGTGGTGCGGGTGCCCGCCGCGGACTGGACGCCCCCGGGCTTCAGCTCCGCCTCGGCCGTCACCGCCGCCGCGCGCCGTCCCGGCCTGGGTCACGGTGCCGTCGCCGACGTGACCGCCAACCAGGCCATCCGCACGCCGCAGTTCTGGCTGCTGTGGACGATCCTGTTCTGCAACGTGACCGCCGGCATCGGCATCCTCGAGCAGGCGTCCCCGATGATCCAGGACTTCTTCTCCGACGTCGACGCCACCGAGGCCGCGGGCTTCGTGGGCCTGCTGTCGCTGTGCAACATGGCGGGGCGCTTCGTCTGGTCGACGGCCTCCGACCGCGTCGGCCGCAAGCCGATCTACGCCGTCTACCTGGGCGTCGGCGCGCTGCTGTACCTGTTGCTGGCGCTGTCCGGCACCTCCGGCGTGGGCCTGTTCGTGGCCACGGCCTGCGTCATCATCAGCTTCTACGGCGGCGGTTTCGCGACCATCCCGGCCTATCTGAAGGACCTCTTCGGCGGTGTGCAGGTCGGCGCCATCCACGGCCGTCTGCTGACGGCCTGGTCCGCGGCCGGCATCGTCGGCCCGCTCGTGGTCAACCGGGTCGCCGACCACCAGACGGCCGCCGGCAAGTCCGGCTCGGACCTGTACGCCCTGTCGTTCCAGATCATGGTCGGCATCCTGGTGATCGGTTTCGTGGCCAACATCCTGGTGCGCGCCCTGGGCGCCGAGAAGCCCGCCGCGGAAGCCGTTTCCGAGACCGCGGCCTGAAAGGACCTGAAAAATGAGTGACGACGTGAAGACCACCGTCCAGGGTCCGGCCGCGATCGCGGCGATCGCCCTGTGGGTCATCGTCAGCGGTGCCCTGGTGTACGGCATCTACGAGACGATCCAGAAGGTGTCGGCCCTCTTCGGCTGATCCCCTCACGAAGAAGCCCCCGCACGCGTGCGGGGGCTTCTTCGTGTCGGCACCTATCCCTCGTGGACCGGGTCCTGCGTCCGGGTCCCCGCCGGAGGTTCGTGCTGCTGGCCCGGGGGAGCGATGTCCGAGTGCCCCGGCCACCACGCCGCGTGCCCGAACAGCGCCGTCAGCGCCGGTGTGAAGAACATCGACATCACGAACGCCGCGATGGTGATGCCGAACGACACCGCGAAGCCCATCGTGGTGAGCAGCGAGTTGCCCGCCAGCATCAGCGAGGCGAACGTGCCGGCCAGGATCACCCCGGCCGCGGCGATCGTCGGCCCGGCGTGCCGCACGGCCTGGGCCGCGGCCTCCCGGGGATCCTTGCCGTCCCGGGCCTCCTCGCGCAGCCGGGCCACCATCAGGATGTTGTAGTCGGTCCCGAGGGCGACCACGAACAGATAGATGTAGATCGGCAGCAGGAAGATCAGGCCCGGGTCACCCTTGATCATCTGGAACACGATGGTCGCCGCGCCCAGGGTGGCCGCGAAGCCGAGCCCGACCGACAGCATCAGGTACCACGGCGCCACGAGACTGCGCAGCAGCACCATCAGGATGAGCAGGATGATGAGCGCCGCCACCGGGAACACGACCGAGTAGTCGCGGTTCATCGCGGCCTGGAAGTCGACGAACACCCCCGACGTCCCGGCCACGTAGGCGACCGTCCCGTCCGGCGCCGCCTCGGAGGCGGCCGGGCGCAGCCGGTCCTTCACCGTCTCCAGCGCCCGGGTGGACGCCGAGTCCGCGTCGAGGATCGTCATCACCAGCGCGGTGCCCGGGTCGGCCTGCGACAGCGTCGACGCGCTCACCTGCCCGACCCCGTCGACCCCGCCGATGGTGTCGGCGAACGTCTTCACCTCGGCCTCGGTCAGGGCCTGCCCGTCGGAGGCGTGCAGGATGATCGGCGTCGGGTCGGTCGCGCCCGCGCTGAAGCCCTTGGCCTCCATCGTGGCGGTGGCCCGGGCCGACTCGACGTCGCTCGAGGAACCGGCCGATCCCAGGTCGAACGTCGGGTTGAACGACAGCGCGAACACCGACAGCACCAGGAGGAACGCACCGGAGAGCGCCGCGTACCGCACCGGGTGGGCTCCCAGCGACGCCCCGACCCGGGCGAACCGCGTCCCGGTCGGCTGCTGCCGCCACTTCTTCGACGGCCAGAACAGCGCCCGGCCCAGCAGCGTCACCACGGCCGGCACCAGCGTCAGCGCCGCGACCAGGGTCACCGCGACCGCCACGGCCAGCGACGGCCCGATCGACTGGAAGATGCCCAGTGACGAGAGCACCAGCGTCATGAAGGCCACGAACACCGCACCACCGGCGGACGCGATGGCCTCACCGGCCCGCTCGATGGCGTGCGCCACGGCACTGCGGTGTTCCTCCCCGTCCCGCCGCGCCTCGCGGTAGCGGAACAGGAAGAACAGGATGTAGTCGGTGCCGATGCCGAACAGCACCACGATCAGGATGACGCTGGTGGACGGGTCGTGGTTGAGGTCGAACGCCTTCTCGACCATCGCGATCAGGCCCCCGGCCACCACCGACACCAGGCCGACCAGGAACAGCGGCATGACCGCGATCAGCACACTGCGGAAGATGATGCCCAGGAGCACCACGATCAGCAGGATCGTGGCGACGAAGACGATCGCCTCGGCGTTCTGCCCGGACTGGGTCTGGTCGTACCCCTGCGCCAGCGAGCCGGTCACGCCCTGCTCCAGGCCGCTGCCGCCGACCGCCGCGTCCAGGCTGTCGCGCAGATCCTTCACCTGGTCGAGGTCTTCGGGGTCCTGCCCGGTGACGCCCGGCGCCAGGCCGATGTTGACGATGGCCGCCTCGCCCGACGGCGACGGGATCGGCGCGTCGACCGTGCCGAACGCGTCACCCAGTTTCAGGCCCTTGCTGATCTCGGTGATCTTCGCCAGGTCGGCCTCGGTCAGCCTGGCGTCGTCGGCGCGGTCGAAGACGATCGTCGCGCCGGACTGCTGGGTCTGCGGAAAAGCCTCGTCCAGCAGTTCATAACCCTTGATGGAGTCATACTTGTTCGGCAGGAAGTCCGCCTGGTCGGTGGTCGCGGTGACGGTCGGTGCGAGCACCACCGACAGCACGGCGAAAATCACCCACCCGAGAATCACCCACCACGGTCTCTGCGAGACCACATGGCCGAGACCTCTGAAAACCCGTGTCACTGCAACCCCTCCATCGCACCGATGTGCTCCGGTTCTTCACCCGTTCACATCCCGGCCGGCCGAGGGCGAGCGCAGGTGCCGAAAAGGAAAAACGACAACTGGCGGACGTCTTTGGGCGCCATTGCGCTCACGACGGACCGAGGATTCCCCACACGTAACGCGCAGACCCTATCCAAAGGCCGGTTCGGTTCGCGCGCAATTGTTCGGCAGGCGTTCCGGGAATGACGAACGAATGACCGAAAGGGCAGCGCACGCATCGGAAATCGACAGGTGCGGGAAAGGGGAATAGGGACAGGAAAGGGCCGGACCCGGGGGAGTCCGGCCCTGCTCGCCTGCTTCTACCGCCCGGCCCGGTCCTGCAACGTGGCGACGAGCTTCTTCACGTCGATCTGGGCGACCCCGCGCACCAGGCCCTCGCCGTAGTAGGGCACCGAGTACTGCACCCGCGCACCGCCCAGCGCCCGCGAGCGCACCAGGGCGTCCGCGCGGGCGTCCGCCATCGCGTCCTTCATCTCCCCGGCCGCCGAGCGCGTCGTGCAGCCGATGGTGCGGGCCTGGTCGCTCCGGAAGGTCAGCGCGGTGGTGCAGGCGCCGACCCCCTTCTTGCCGTCGACCTCGAACGAGGCGGTCAGGGCGATACGTGAGGTTGCTGCCGCGTCGTCGCCCCCGGCCGTGGCGTACGTCGTGACCTTCACCTTGTACGAGCACTTCTCGAGGGTGCAGTCGACCGTGGGCACGCCGAGGGCGAGGTCGACCCCGGCGTCGAGCACGTCGTCGAGCGTGCCGGCCTGCTGCGCGAGCTCGTCGTAGACCTTCGAGACCTGGGCGGCGTCGAGCGGGGTGAGGGTGACCCCGTCGAAGGTGGTGGTGGCCGGGCCGGGATCGCGGTCCGCGACCGGGCGCGTGAACGAGACCTCGTCGGTGCTCCCGCCCGGGTTCTGAGGGCCCTGCGGATTCTGCGGGTTCTGCGGGGCGTCGGCCCCGTCGCCCGTCTCGCCGGTGAACACGGCGTCGGGCACGTGCAGCAGGGTGTGGGGGGACGCGGCGGTCACGTAGATCGCCCCGGCGGGGGTCTCGGCCATCAGGGCGGGGGTGCCGTTCAGGGTCACCGCGGTGTTGCCGGTGCCGCTGTTCGGTTGCCCGGCGGCCGTGGTTCCGTCGGTCGGTGGGGTGAAGTCGCTGGTGGACGCGTTGATCGCGTCGAGCACGGCCTCACCGGCCGCTTCGGGGGACTCGGGCACGGAGCCGTCGACGGACAGCGTGTCCAGGTCGCCCGGGCTCATCGACACCCAGCTCCGGGCGCCGCCACCGCTGACATAGGGCAGGAGGGTCCGCACCGCGCTCGCGCCGAGCTGGGCGTAGAGGGAACCGTCGGTGCGCATGATCGGTGCGACGGCGCTGTGGATCCGGGCGGTGCCGGTGTAGTCGCCGAAGCTGGTCAGCTGCACGTCGTAGGTGCCGTCGTCGAAGCGCAGGCCCGGGGCCTCCTTCAGCGCGTTCGCGGCCTCGACGAACGGGGCCGCGTACCTCTCCCGCTTCTCGTCGGCGCTCTCACCGCTGCCGGCCAGCACGACGACCCCGGCGACGGCCGCGAGCGCGAGCACCAGGAGGCCGCCGAGCACGCCGACGAGGATGCGCTTCTGCCTGCGCGGCATGGGGGTTCGGGGCTGTGGGGCTCCCCAGGCGGGCGGCGGGCCCCACCCGGGCTGAGGTGTGCCGGCCGGTGGTGCGCCCGCGCCGGCCGGTGGTGCGTCCGCGCCGGCCGGAGTGCCCCAGCCGGGCTGCGGTGAGCCGGCCGGGACGGCGCCGGGGGATGCGCCCCAGGCCGCAGCGGGCGAGGATCCCGGTGTCACGTGCGGGGTTTGGGGGTTCGCCCAGACGGTCGCGCCGGGTGCGTCCGGCCCGGGGGAACCGGGCCGGCCCGGCTGACGGGACGCCGCGGGCGTCCCCGGTCCGACGGGTTCCTGCTGACCTGAGTCCTGCTGATCCACCAACGCCCCACAGCCACGCGTGTCCCGGGGCGCAACCCGAAGAATGCCCCCACTCCGGGCGCGGACACTAGCAGGCACGGGCGACAGGCAGGTTTCCGGGCCGGAGTGCGAACACCCAGGTGAGAGACCGGTGCGGCTCGTGAGCGGGCGCCGGGCGGGCCCGCACCGTGACGCAACCCACCCGGGAAGGTGACGGTTACGGGCGCGGGTGCGCCGACGCGTCCTCAAGCAGCACCGCCGGCAGCACACCCGACCACCCCGCCGGCCCGCGACCGGCAGCGTGGACGGGGTGCCCGAAAGAATCCGCCGGCACGTTCCTTACAGCTGTCCCGCCACCGTCTCGTCGAACGCCTTCACCACGCGTGCGACGACCTGGGCGGGATCGGCGTCCCAGAGCTCCTGGTTGAAGATCTCGACCTCGACGTCACCGGTGTACCCGGCGTCGAGCACCAGCCGGGTGATCGACGCGAAGTCCACGTGACCGTCACCCATCAGCCCGCGCGAGAGCAGGGCGTCGCCGGGGAACGGGGTGATCCAGTCGCCCACCTGGTACGAGGCGATCCGGCCCTCGGCCCCGGCCCGCGAGATCTGCGCCGGCAGGGTCGGGTCCCACCACACGTGGAAGGTGTCGACCACCACGCCCGCCACCTTCGCGGGCAGGTCACAGACCAGGTCGAGCGCCTCCCGCAGCGTGGAGACCACGCCCCGGTCGGCCGCGTAGATGGGGTGCATCGGCTCGACCGCCAGCACCACCCCGGCCCCGGCCGCGTCCGCCGCCAGGTCGCCCACGGCCTCGGCCGCCCGGGCGCGGGCGCTCGCCAGGTCGCGGTCGCCGGCGGGCAGCCCACCGGCCACCAGCACCAGGACCGGCGCCGAGCCGGGAGCCCCGGCCTCGGCCAGGGTGGCGATCTCGTCGATGGCGCGCCGGTTCTGGTCCAGCGCCCGGGCCCGCTCGGCCGGGTCGGACGCGGTGAAGAACCCGCCCCGGCACAGACTCGAGACCCGCAGCCCGGAGTCGGAGACCATGGTCGCGGCCCGGCCGAGCCCGACCTCGGCGACCGGCTCGCGCCACAGCCCGATCGAGGTGATGCCCGCCTCGGCCGTGAGTGACAGTGCGGTGGCCAGGTCCGCGTGCTTGATCGTGGCCTGGTTCAGGGAGAGCCGGGGGTTCATGCGCGCACCACCGTCGGCACGGGCACGCCGTTCAGGCTCAGCAACCGGTTCCAGCGGTACGCGGCCAGTTCCGGTTCTTCCAGCGCCCCGACGTCGTCGGCCAGCTCGATCAGCCTCGACAGGTGCGGCAGGCCCCGCGCCGCGTGCAGCCCGCCGACCATGGTGAACGCCGGCTGGTGCCCGTTCAGCCAGGCCAGGAACGCGATGCCGGTCTTGTAGTGGAACGTCGGCGCCTCGAACACGTGCCGCGCCAGGGCCTCGGTCGGGCCGAGGACGCGGTGGTAGCGGTCGTGCTCGCCCGCGTCGAGGGCCTGCACGGCAGCGGACGCGTGGGGCGCCAGGGCGGCGAACGCGCCCAGGAGGGCGTCGGAGTGGCGGACGCCGTCACCGGCGATGAGACCGACGTAGTGGTAGTCGTCGCCGGTGAACATGGCCACGCCCTCGGGGAGCTGGGCCCGCAGGGTGATCTCGTGCCCGGCGTCGAGCAGGCTCATCTTGATACCGCGCACCTTGTCCGCGTGCGCGGAGATGATCCGGGCGACCACGTCGATGCGCCCGCCCACGCTCAGCCCGGGCCCGAAGTACCCGGCCAGCTGCGGGTCGAACGCCTCGCCGAGCCAGTGCAGCACCACCGGGGAGCCGGCCCGCCCGAGCACCTCGGCGTACACCCGCTCGTAGTCGGCGGCCGAGGTCGCGGCCCGCGCCAGGTGGCGTGAGGCCATGAGAACCACGCCCGCGCCGTTGTTCTCGGCGTGCTCCAGCTGCTCGAGGTACGCGGTGACCACCGCGTCCAGGGTGACCACGTCGTCCTCGAGGTGGTCGGTGTTCACCCCCACCACGAGCGCGCCCCCGGTCGAGGCCGCCTCGGCCGCGCTGCGCGTGACGAGCTCACGCACGGCGGCGGGATCGAGGCCCATGTTGCGCTGGGCGGTGTCCATCGCGTCGGCGACGCCCAGACCCCACGACCAGAGGTGACGCCGGAACGCGAGCGTGGCGTCCCAGTCGATGTCGGCGGGCGCACCGGGAACGTTGTCACCGGCGACCCGGGGAACCACGTGCGCCGCCGCGTAGACGACCCGAGAGCGCAGCGGCCCGGCGGGGCGGTCGAAACGCGGGGGCTCGTTCAGGTCCCGGCTGCCGTGCACCCCCTCGGCGGTGATCGTGCCGATGGCGGGCATCAGGCGTCGTCCCCGGCGGTCAGCGACGGCAGCTCGATCCGGCGCCCGGTGCGGGAACTCTCGAGCCCGGCCTCGGCCAGCCGCACGCCGCGGGCCCCGGCCAGCAGGTCGAAGGTGTAGGGCGCGTCCTCGGCGACGTGCCGCAGGAACTGTTCCCACTGCTCGCGGAAACCGTTGGCGTAGACGTCGTTGTCAGGGACCTCGGCCCAGTCGTCGAAGTAGTCGTGGGTCTCGGCCAGGTCGGGGTTCCAGACCGGCTTGGGGGTGCCGGTGCGGTGCTGGGCGCGGCAGCCGAACAGGCCGGCCACGGCGCTGCCGTGGGTGCCGTCGACCTGGAACTCGACGAGCTCCTTGCGGTTGACCCGCACCGCCCAGCTCGAGTTCAGCTGCGCGACCACGCCTCCGGCGAGCTCGAACACCGCGTAGGCGGCGTCGTCGGCGGTGGCCGCGTAGGCCTGGCCCTGCTCGTCCGAACGCTCGGGGATGTGCGTGACGGCCCGCGCGTAGACCGCCTCGACCGGCCCGAACAGGTTCTCCAGCACGTAGTTCCAGTGCGGGAACATGTCCGCGACGATGCCGCCGCCGTCCTCGCTGCGGTAGTTCCAGCTGGGGCGCTGCGCGGCCTGCCAGTCGCCCTCGAACACCCAGTAGCCGAACTCGCCGCGGATCGACAGCACCCGCCCGAAGAACCCGGACTCCACCAGCCGGGCGAGCTTGCGCAGGCCCGGCAGGTAGAGCTTGTCGTGCACCACGCCGTTCTTGACCCCGGCGGCCTTCGCCAGCGCGGCCAGCTCCAGAGCCTCCTCGAGGGTGCCGGCGGTCGGCTTCTCGGTGTAGACGGCCTTGCCCGCCGCGATCGCCCTGCGGATCGCCGGAACCCGCGCGCCGGTGATCTGGAAGTCGCCGTACACCGTCCATCGCGGGTCGCTCAGCGCGGCGTCGAGATCCGTGGTCCAGTCGGCGATGTCGTGCTTCTTGGCGATGTCGGCCAGCTTGCTCTCGCTGCGGCCGACCAGGATCGGCTCGACCTGCACCCGGGTGCCGTCGGACAGCTGGACGCCGCCCTCGGCGCGGATCGCGAGCACCGAGCGCAGCAGGTGCTGCCGGTAGCCCATGCGCCCGGAGACGCCGTTCATGATGATGCCGATGGGGTCGTGTGCCATGCCGACTCCTCGTTCTATGGCTCGCGCACAGGAAACACGCGTCGAGAAGGGACGCGCGGCGGTAAACGCTTTCCAGCAGACTGGCAGCCGACTCCCGGCCCGGTCAACCGATCCACGACCGTTCGTCGCACGACGGCCGCCACCTGCGGGTCAGTCTGACGACAGGTCGGATTCCTGAACAAAAAGTGGAGGGGGACCATTGCGGCGCCCTTCGTGACCTGTTTCACTGGAGCCCGCGCTGGATAGCGCTTTCCCTGCGGCAGTGTGGCTTGGCAGGCAAGGAGGTCGGCCTTGAGTGTGGTCAGCGAGATCCGGGCGCTGAACAAGAGTCCCGGACGCTCCGGGCGCAAGGGCCAGGGGGTGAGGACCCACGACGGGAAGGCGGCAGCCGTCTTCCTGGCACCCTGGCTGATCGGGCTGGTCGTGATCACGGCCGGGCCCATGCTGATGTCGTTGTATCTGTCCTTCACGGACTACAACCTGCTCAGCGCAGCGAATTTCACCGGTCTGGAGAACATCCAGCGGATGCTGGACGACCAGCGTCTGGCGAACTCGCTCGGTGTCACCATGATCTACGTCTTCGTCTCCACCCCGATCCAGCTGGCCGTGGCGCTCGCCCTGGCCATCTTCCTGGACCGGGGGCTGCGCGGACTGGCCCTGTACCGCTCGATCTTCTACCTGCCCTCACTGCTCGGCTCGAGCGTGGCGGTGGCGGTGCTGTGGAAGCGGGTGTTCGGGGCCGAGGGCCTGGTGAACCAGTTCCTCGCGGTGTTCGGCATCGACGGCCCGGGCTGGATCTCACAGCCCTCGACCGCCCTGTCGACGCTGATCCTGCTCCACGTCTGGACTTTCGGTGCGCCGATGGTCATCTTCCTGGCCGGCCTGCGGCAGATCCCCCGGGAGTTCTACGAGGCGGCGGCGGTCGACGGGGCGAGCCGCTGGCAGCAGTTCCGCAACGTCACGCTGCCGATGCTCTCCCCGATCATCTTCTTCAACCTCGTGCTCGGCATCATCGGCGCGTTCCAGTCGTTCACCCAGGCCTTCGTGGTGTCCGACGGACGGGGCGGGCCCTCCGACTCGACGTTGTTCTTCACGCTGTACCTGTACCAGCAGGGCTTCGTGAACTTCAACATGGGCTACGCGTCGGCACTCGCCTGGCTGCTGCTGCTCATCGTCGCGGTGTTCACGGCCATCAACTTCTGGGCCTCGAAATTCTGGGTGTTCTATGACAACTGATGCCCCGGTGGCGCCGCCCGTGGCCGTGCCCCCCTCCGCCGACCGGCCACGCACCACCTTCCGCGTGAGATCCGTGCTGAGGCACGGCGTCCTGCTCCTCGCCGCGTTCATCATGCTCTACCCGCTGCTGTGGATGCTGGCCAGCTCGATCCGGCCGGACAACGAGATCTTCAACAGCTACGGCATTTTCGTGAACACGTTCGACACCACGCACTACCCGGACGGGTGGAACGCGCTCGCCCGCCCGTTCAGCACCTACCTGCTGAACTCGGCGATCGTGGTGCTGGGCGCGATCCTCGGCAACCTGGTCTCCTGCTCGATGGCCGCGTACGCCTTCGCCCGGCTCGAGTTCCCCTTCAAGCGCACGGCTTTCACGATCATGCTGCTCACGATCATGCTGCCCGTGCACGTCGTGATCGTTCCGCAGTACATCCTGTGGGCGAACCTGGACCTGATCAACACGTTCGTGCCGCTGATCGCGCCGAAGATGCTGGCCACCGACGCCTTCTTCGTCTTCCTCATGGTGCAGTTCATCCGTGGCATCCCGCGTGAGCTCGACGAGGCGGCCCGCATCGACGGGGCCGGTCACGCCCGGATCTTCGGCCGCATCATCCTGCCCCTGATGGTGCCGGCCCTGGCGACCACCACGATCTTCACGTTCATCTGGACCTGGAACGACTTCTTCGCCCAGCTGATCTTCCTCACCGACCCGGACCTCTACACCGTGCCGGTCGCCCTGCGCTCGTTCATCGACGCGCAGGAGAACAGTTCTTTCGGCGCCCTGTTCGCGATGAGCGTCGTGTCCCTCGTCCCCATCTTCCTGGCGTTCCTGATCGGTCAGCGCTACCTGATCCAGGGCATCGCCACCACCGGAGGCAAGTGATGACCACCCCCTTCTCCCGCCGCACGCTGCTCGGTGGCGCGTTCGCCGGGCTCTCCACGCTCGCGCTGGCGGGCTGCGCCGTCGGTGGTGACGACGCCGACGTGGCCCTCTCCAACGAGGAGGTGACGCTGCGGTTCACCTGGTGGGGCTCGGACGCCCGGCACGAGCTGACCCAGAAGGCGATCGACGCCTTCCAGAAGGAGAACCCGAAGATCAAGGTCAAGGGCGAGTTCGCCGACTGGCAGGGCTACTGGGACCGGCTGGCCACCACGTTCGCGGCCAACGACTCGGCCGACATCATCCAGATGGACGAGCTGTACCTGCGCACGTACGCCGACCGCGGCTCGCTGATGGACCTGGCCAAGACCAAGGAGTTCCTCGACCTCAGCGGTTTCGAGGACGTCACGCTGCAGGCCGGTCAGGCCGGCGGCACCCAGTACGCGCTGCCGATCGGCAACGGCGCGATGTCGCTGGTGGCCAACAAGACGCTGTTCGAGAAGTACGGCATCGCGCTGCCCGACGACAAGACCTGGACCTGGGACGAGTTCGAGTCCCTGGCGGCCGAGTTCAGCACCAAGTCCAAGGGGGACGTGGTGGGTGTCGGGGCGCTGGGCACCGAGGCCGGGCAGATCACGAACTACGCCCGCCAGAACGGTGGCGACCTGTTCGACGACTCCGGCAACGTGGTGCTCGAGGCGGCCGTGCTGGCCGAGTTCTGGGAGCGCACGGCCCGGATGGCGGGCAAGGGCGCGCCCTCGGCCGAGTCGTCGGTGGAGCAGATGACGGCCGCGCTGAACCAGACCTGGCTGGTGCTG
This genomic interval carries:
- a CDS encoding MMPL family transporter, which encodes MIFAVLSVVLAPTVTATTDQADFLPNKYDSIKGYELLDEAFPQTQQSGATIVFDRADDARLTEADLAKITEISKGLKLGDAFGTVDAPIPSPSGEAAIVNIGLAPGVTGQDPEDLDQVKDLRDSLDAAVGGSGLEQGVTGSLAQGYDQTQSGQNAEAIVFVATILLIVVLLGIIFRSVLIAVMPLFLVGLVSVVAGGLIAMVEKAFDLNHDPSTSVILIVVLFGIGTDYILFFLFRYREARRDGEEHRSAVAHAIERAGEAIASAGGAVFVAFMTLVLSSLGIFQSIGPSLAVAVAVTLVAALTLVPAVVTLLGRALFWPSKKWRQQPTGTRFARVGASLGAHPVRYAALSGAFLLVLSVFALSFNPTFDLGSAGSSSDVESARATATMEAKGFSAGATDPTPIILHASDGQALTEAEVKTFADTIGGVDGVGQVSASTLSQADPGTALVMTILDADSASTRALETVKDRLRPAASEAAPDGTVAYVAGTSGVFVDFQAAMNRDYSVVFPVAALIILLILMVLLRSLVAPWYLMLSVGLGFAATLGAATIVFQMIKGDPGLIFLLPIYIYLFVVALGTDYNILMVARLREEARDGKDPREAAAQAVRHAGPTIAAAGVILAGTFASLMLAGNSLLTTMGFAVSFGITIAAFVMSMFFTPALTALFGHAAWWPGHSDIAPPGQQHEPPAGTRTQDPVHEG
- a CDS encoding DUF993 family protein — protein: MPAIGTITAEGVHGSRDLNEPPRFDRPAGPLRSRVVYAAAHVVPRVAGDNVPGAPADIDWDATLAFRRHLWSWGLGVADAMDTAQRNMGLDPAAVRELVTRSAAEAASTGGALVVGVNTDHLEDDVVTLDAVVTAYLEQLEHAENNGAGVVLMASRHLARAATSAADYERVYAEVLGRAGSPVVLHWLGEAFDPQLAGYFGPGLSVGGRIDVVARIISAHADKVRGIKMSLLDAGHEITLRAQLPEGVAMFTGDDYHYVGLIAGDGVRHSDALLGAFAALAPHASAAVQALDAGEHDRYHRVLGPTEALARHVFEAPTFHYKTGIAFLAWLNGHQPAFTMVGGLHAARGLPHLSRLIELADDVGALEEPELAAYRWNRLLSLNGVPVPTVVRA
- a CDS encoding carbohydrate ABC transporter permease; protein product: MTTDAPVAPPVAVPPSADRPRTTFRVRSVLRHGVLLLAAFIMLYPLLWMLASSIRPDNEIFNSYGIFVNTFDTTHYPDGWNALARPFSTYLLNSAIVVLGAILGNLVSCSMAAYAFARLEFPFKRTAFTIMLLTIMLPVHVVIVPQYILWANLDLINTFVPLIAPKMLATDAFFVFLMVQFIRGIPRELDEAARIDGAGHARIFGRIILPLMVPALATTTIFTFIWTWNDFFAQLIFLTDPDLYTVPVALRSFIDAQENSSFGALFAMSVVSLVPIFLAFLIGQRYLIQGIATTGGK
- a CDS encoding MFS transporter small subunit gives rise to the protein MSDDVKTTVQGPAAIAAIALWVIVSGALVYGIYETIQKVSALFG
- a CDS encoding carbohydrate ABC transporter permease gives rise to the protein MNKSPGRSGRKGQGVRTHDGKAAAVFLAPWLIGLVVITAGPMLMSLYLSFTDYNLLSAANFTGLENIQRMLDDQRLANSLGVTMIYVFVSTPIQLAVALALAIFLDRGLRGLALYRSIFYLPSLLGSSVAVAVLWKRVFGAEGLVNQFLAVFGIDGPGWISQPSTALSTLILLHVWTFGAPMVIFLAGLRQIPREFYEAAAVDGASRWQQFRNVTLPMLSPIIFFNLVLGIIGAFQSFTQAFVVSDGRGGPSDSTLFFTLYLYQQGFVNFNMGYASALAWLLLLIVAVFTAINFWASKFWVFYDN
- a CDS encoding sugar phosphate isomerase/epimerase family protein; its protein translation is MNPRLSLNQATIKHADLATALSLTAEAGITSIGLWREPVAEVGLGRAATMVSDSGLRVSSLCRGGFFTASDPAERARALDQNRRAIDEIATLAEAGAPGSAPVLVLVAGGLPAGDRDLASARARAAEAVGDLAADAAGAGVVLAVEPMHPIYAADRGVVSTLREALDLVCDLPAKVAGVVVDTFHVWWDPTLPAQISRAGAEGRIASYQVGDWITPFPGDALLSRGLMGDGHVDFASITRLVLDAGYTGDVEVEIFNQELWDADPAQVVARVVKAFDETVAGQL
- a CDS encoding Gfo/Idh/MocA family protein, whose translation is MAHDPIGIIMNGVSGRMGYRQHLLRSVLAIRAEGGVQLSDGTRVQVEPILVGRSESKLADIAKKHDIADWTTDLDAALSDPRWTVYGDFQITGARVPAIRRAIAAGKAVYTEKPTAGTLEEALELAALAKAAGVKNGVVHDKLYLPGLRKLARLVESGFFGRVLSIRGEFGYWVFEGDWQAAQRPSWNYRSEDGGGIVADMFPHWNYVLENLFGPVEAVYARAVTHIPERSDEQGQAYAATADDAAYAVFELAGGVVAQLNSSWAVRVNRKELVEFQVDGTHGSAVAGLFGCRAQHRTGTPKPVWNPDLAETHDYFDDWAEVPDNDVYANGFREQWEQFLRHVAEDAPYTFDLLAGARGVRLAEAGLESSRTGRRIELPSLTAGDDA
- a CDS encoding L-lactate MFS transporter, whose protein sequence is MSSVLDRERTVAPPGYNRWLVPPAALAVHLSIGEVYAFSVFKGPLVTHFDSSLTAIGVVFSIAIVMLGLSAAFGGTWVERNGPRKAMVVSMACWVTGFLVSSLGVATNQLWLVYLGYGVIGGIGLGIGYISPVSTLIKWFPDRPGLATGLAIMGFGGGALVASPLTSRLLAAYADKPEDAIAPTMLTLAAIYVVLMSLGAWVVRVPAADWTPPGFSSASAVTAAARRPGLGHGAVADVTANQAIRTPQFWLLWTILFCNVTAGIGILEQASPMIQDFFSDVDATEAAGFVGLLSLCNMAGRFVWSTASDRVGRKPIYAVYLGVGALLYLLLALSGTSGVGLFVATACVIISFYGGGFATIPAYLKDLFGGVQVGAIHGRLLTAWSAAGIVGPLVVNRVADHQTAAGKSGSDLYALSFQIMVGILVIGFVANILVRALGAEKPAAEAVSETAA